The DNA segment GGAGCCGGTGGTCGAGGTCCGTACCTGGGAGGAGGCTCGGGATGTTTATGACCTGACCATCGAGGGCACGCACAACTTCGTCGGCGGAGACCGACCGATGATTCTCCATAATACCGTATCCGAGCAACAACTTTCGAAGTGGTGCGACGCGCAGGTCGTCATCTACATCGGATGCGGCGAGCGCGGGAACGAGATGACGGAAGTCCTGACGACGTTCCCGAAACTCGAGGACCCGTACACGGGTGCGCCGCTGATGGAGCGCATGGCGCTCATCGCGAACACGAGCAACATGCCGGTCGCGGCGCGGGAGGCTTCCGTGTACACGGGCATGACGCTTGCGGAGTACTACCGCGACATGGGGTACAATGTCGCCCTGATGGCCGATTCGACCTCGCGGTGGGCCGAGGCGATGCGGGAGATCTCGAGCCGCCTCGAGGAGATGCCGGGGGAAGAGGGCTTCCCCGCCTACCTCTCGGCGCGGCTCAGTGAGTTCTACGAGCGGGCGGGCCGGGTCACGACTCTGAACGACCGCGAAGCCTCCGTCTCCGTCGTCGGCGCGGTCTCGCCGAGTGGCGGTGACTTCTCCGAGCCCGTCACGCAAGGGACGCTCCGCATCGTGAAGGTGTTCTGGGCCCTCGACACCGCACTCCGCGCGCGCCGACACTTCCCCGCCATCAACTGGCTCACGTCGTATAGCCTGTACAGCAGCGCTGTGGAAGGCTGGTTCCGGACGCAAGTCAACGAGGAATGGCCGAAGCTACGGCAGTGGGCGCAGCGAACGCTGCAAGAGGAGTCGGAACTCGAGGAGATCGTCCGGCTCGTCGGCGCGGACGCGCTCCCTCCGGAGCAGCAGCTGACGCTCGAGGTCGCCCGCATGATCCGCGAGATCTTCCTGCAGCAGAACGCCTACCACGCGGTCGACACGTTCTGCCCGCCAGAGCGGCAGTACAAGCTGATCTCCTCAATCCGGAAGTACGCCGACCTCGGGAAGAAGTCGCTTGCCCTCGACGTGCCCGTGAAGGACATCGCGGGCGTCAAGAGCCGCGAACTGCTCACGCGCGTCAAGTACGAGGAGAAGTTCGATCAGGAACTCGAGAAGACGCTCGCGATGATGGACGACGACTTCAAGCGACTGGAGGCGCGCTGATGGCGAAGGAGTACCGCACGATCACGAAGATCGCGGGACCGCTCATCTTCGTCGAGAATACGGAACCCGTCGGATACAACGAGCTCGTCGAGGTGTCACTCCCGGACGGCCGGCGCAAGCGGGGCCAGGTCCTCGACTCCTCGACGAGCGTCGTCGTCGTGCAGATCTTCGAGGGGACGGCCGGGATGGACCGACAATCGAGCGTCAAATTCCTCGGGGAGACGATTAAGCTCTCCGTCTCGAGGGAGATGCTCGGCCGCGTCCTCACCGGATCCGGCGAGCCCGCCGACGGAGGGCCGCCGATCCTCCCGGAGAAGCGCGTCGAGATCCAGGGGGCCGCAATCAACCCTTACTCGAGGGAGCACCCCGCGGAGTTCATCCAGACCGGCATCTCGACGATCGACGGGCTGAACACGCTCGTCCGCGGTCAGAAGCTCCCGCTCTTTTCCGGCGCAGGCCTGCCGCACAACGAGGTCGCGTTGCAAATCGCCCGCCAGGCGAAGGTCCTCGGGAGCAAGGAACCGTTCGGCGTCGTCTTCGCGGCGATGGGCATCACGCACGAGGAAGCGCGCGTCTTCATGAACGATTTCGAGCGGACGGGGGCC comes from the Thermoplasmata archaeon genome and includes:
- a CDS encoding V-type ATP synthase subunit A, whose translation is MKGTGTIERVAGPVVTAIGLRPRMYDVMLVGTEQLMGEVIQILGDKTVVQVYEETSGIRPGEPVADTGKPLTVELGPGLLGNIYDGVQRPLPVLKQVMGDFILRGVRAPGLSREKQWDFKPAVKEGDAVKGGQVLGTVQEAKNVEHRVLVPPNLSGKVTRIRSGKMKVDDVVAELDNGRKLTMKQDWPVRQPRPTKDRLMPSVPLITGQRVMDFLFPIAKGGTAAIPGGFGTGKCVVGDTPVYLVDGRAVPIRELFESARGRFPDEGPETFIALDRPLRVWTFDGDSIAVGFATAVYRGRTNRLTEVRLQSGRAVRVTPVHRLFQATDGGIIETPAAELQVSDQVLVPLEIPRIGTENLPSGREVGSEMLVVTPENRLFTKEPVVEVRTWEEARDVYDLTIEGTHNFVGGDRPMILHNTVSEQQLSKWCDAQVVIYIGCGERGNEMTEVLTTFPKLEDPYTGAPLMERMALIANTSNMPVAAREASVYTGMTLAEYYRDMGYNVALMADSTSRWAEAMREISSRLEEMPGEEGFPAYLSARLSEFYERAGRVTTLNDREASVSVVGAVSPSGGDFSEPVTQGTLRIVKVFWALDTALRARRHFPAINWLTSYSLYSSAVEGWFRTQVNEEWPKLRQWAQRTLQEESELEEIVRLVGADALPPEQQLTLEVARMIREIFLQQNAYHAVDTFCPPERQYKLISSIRKYADLGKKSLALDVPVKDIAGVKSRELLTRVKYEEKFDQELEKTLAMMDDDFKRLEAR